In the genome of Carnobacterium pleistocenium FTR1, one region contains:
- a CDS encoding M42 family metallopeptidase has product MNERTIQLVEKLTTIPSPTGNTYEIVAFIQNYLSQLGYEAKKTNKGSLILTVKGTNHQKQRFVTAHVDTLGAMVRAIKPDGRLKIDLIGGFRYNAIEGEYCTIHTNQGKISGTILMHQTSVHVYKDAGTAERNQENMEVRIDEKVHTKEETTALGIAVGDFISFDPRTEITTNGFIKSRHLDDKVSVAILLQFLKKVSNEKINLPYTTHFYISTNEEIGYGGNSNISDKVIEYLAVDMGAMGDDQQTDEYSVSICVKDGSGPYHYGMRKRLTQICEDKDIPYQLDIYPFYGSDASAAMAAGADVRHALIGAGIEASHAYERTHEESITATEQLIEHYLLSNMLD; this is encoded by the coding sequence ATGAACGAAAGAACGATTCAACTTGTTGAAAAATTAACAACGATTCCTTCACCTACAGGTAATACGTATGAAATTGTTGCTTTTATCCAAAACTATTTAAGTCAGTTAGGCTATGAAGCTAAAAAAACAAATAAAGGAAGTTTAATACTTACTGTAAAGGGAACGAATCATCAAAAACAGCGATTCGTGACAGCACATGTCGATACATTAGGCGCAATGGTAAGAGCTATAAAACCCGATGGACGTTTAAAAATAGATTTAATCGGTGGTTTTCGCTATAACGCAATTGAAGGTGAGTATTGTACAATACATACAAACCAAGGAAAGATATCTGGTACGATATTGATGCATCAAACAAGTGTACATGTCTACAAAGATGCAGGAACTGCTGAAAGAAATCAAGAAAATATGGAAGTCCGTATTGATGAGAAAGTTCATACAAAAGAAGAAACAACAGCATTAGGAATAGCTGTAGGAGATTTTATTAGTTTTGATCCTAGAACTGAAATTACAACGAACGGCTTTATTAAATCTCGACACCTAGATGACAAAGTCAGCGTGGCTATATTATTGCAATTTTTAAAAAAAGTTAGCAATGAAAAAATCAACCTACCTTATACAACACATTTTTATATTTCAACTAATGAAGAAATCGGATATGGTGGAAATTCTAATATTTCTGATAAAGTGATAGAATATCTAGCTGTTGACATGGGTGCAATGGGAGATGACCAACAAACCGATGAATATTCTGTTTCCATATGTGTGAAAGACGGTAGTGGTCCCTACCATTATGGAATGAGGAAAAGACTCACACAAATTTGTGAAGATAAGGATATTCCTTATCAATTAGATATCTACCCTTTTTATGGGAGTGATGCATCTGCTGCGATGGCAGCTGGTGCAGACGTTCGTCATGCGTTGATTGGTGCAGGCATTGAAGCAAGTCATGCTTACGAGAGAACCCATGAAGAATCGATAACAGCAACAGAGCAATTGATTGAACATTATTTACTAAGCAATATGCTAGACTAA
- a CDS encoding GNAT family N-acetyltransferase, whose protein sequence is MEFIWTTDLNSSYYNDAVEIRKKVFIEEQHVPLELEIDDLEDQTIHVIGYLENEPVATARLYQKNATTFKIQRVAVSIDFRKRNLGNHLMLEIERYAKSKHFKKLLLGAQDHALAFYEKLDYQIEGEGFMDAGIPHHMMIKNLY, encoded by the coding sequence GTGGAATTTATTTGGACAACCGATTTAAACTCTAGCTACTATAACGATGCTGTAGAAATCAGAAAAAAAGTTTTCATAGAAGAACAACACGTTCCGCTAGAATTAGAAATAGATGATTTAGAAGATCAAACGATTCATGTTATTGGTTACTTAGAAAATGAACCTGTTGCTACCGCAAGACTCTATCAAAAAAATGCGACCACATTTAAAATTCAACGTGTTGCTGTTTCTATTGATTTTCGCAAGAGAAATTTAGGCAATCACTTAATGCTTGAAATAGAACGGTATGCGAAATCTAAACACTTTAAAAAGCTACTCCTTGGTGCGCAAGACCATGCTCTAGCTTTTTATGAAAAGTTAGACTATCAAATTGAAGGTGAAGGTTTTATGGATGCGGGTATTCCACACCATATGATGATTAAAAATCTTTATTAA
- a CDS encoding ComEC/Rec2 family competence protein: MTRRKKKRVTKKQKEKRVKLISAGIILLLVFSMGLFLGENKQADLTLSEKIGLFKEELLTFFNTEEDVDQTKNQETTIRFLDANQGSATLIQAKDGTTILIDSGRYEDKDKKIIQQLDQYVGTGGKIDLLIFTHNDSDHIGYGDLIMNYYDVEEVWMNGTDATSKIYERLLNAVDKSNASYTEPKNGEDYQVGPFQIEVLSPNEQSENDQNDDSIITKITINQVSGLYSGDASQSIEKAIVESGIDITADYILMGHHGSDTSTSDEWIEASQPKFAIFSAGENNSYGHPGEEAIDRLKKQSIPIYGTIENGTITTTIHEDGTYSIKTEKGDNLVEDDA; encoded by the coding sequence GTGACAAGAAGAAAGAAAAAAAGGGTAACCAAAAAACAAAAAGAAAAAAGAGTGAAATTGATTTCTGCAGGAATTATCCTCCTGCTGGTTTTCTCAATGGGATTATTCTTAGGAGAAAATAAACAGGCCGATCTTACTTTAAGTGAGAAAATAGGTTTATTCAAAGAAGAATTGCTCACTTTTTTCAATACAGAAGAAGATGTAGATCAAACAAAAAATCAAGAGACCACGATTCGTTTTTTGGATGCCAATCAAGGATCAGCAACACTGATTCAAGCAAAAGATGGCACAACTATTTTGATAGATAGCGGACGTTATGAGGATAAAGACAAAAAAATCATACAGCAACTAGATCAATATGTTGGAACGGGTGGAAAAATTGATTTACTTATTTTCACTCATAATGACTCAGATCATATTGGTTATGGGGATCTCATCATGAACTATTATGATGTCGAAGAAGTTTGGATGAATGGAACTGATGCTACAAGTAAAATTTATGAGCGTCTCTTAAATGCTGTAGATAAAAGCAATGCTAGCTATACTGAACCAAAAAATGGAGAAGATTATCAAGTAGGACCTTTTCAAATTGAAGTGCTAAGCCCTAATGAACAATCAGAAAACGATCAAAATGATGACTCGATCATCACTAAAATCACTATCAATCAAGTAAGTGGATTATACAGTGGAGATGCCTCTCAGAGCATCGAGAAAGCTATAGTTGAATCTGGAATAGATATAACAGCTGATTATATCTTAATGGGACATCATGGATCAGACACGAGTACTAGTGATGAGTGGATCGAAGCTAGTCAACCGAAATTCGCTATTTTTTCTGCAGGTGAAAATAATAGCTATGGACACCCTGGTGAAGAGGCTATAGATCGTCTGAAAAAACAATCTATTCCAATTTATGGAACAATTGAAAATGGAACAATAACTACTACTATTCATGAAGATGGAACTTACAGCATTAAAACTGAGAAGGGGGATAATCTTGTTGAAGATGATGCTTGA
- the mgtE gene encoding magnesium transporter, with protein MKEIQTEFEEQIEQLKNFLKMEDINAFRENFLELHVYEQSQVYLSLSDNERLRAYNFLSPNEMADTFEILEEEEESVEKYLEEMNPQYAADMLSEMYRDNAVDMLNQLEPFTIKKYLSLMAKEDADGIKKLLNYKDDTAGSIMTTDYISILANQTIQSAMAILKKKASEAESIYYVYVVDSNRRLVGVISLRDLLVNEDDEMISDIMGDRRLVSVNGNDDQRDVAHTMQDYDFLAIPVVDNEERLIGIITVDDIIDVISDEAASDYSGLAGVDVEERSENPFVVASKRLPWLIILLFLGIGTSTLISNYEEMISEASILAVFISLITGTAGNAGTQSLAVAVRKLAGNDENKKNFGKLIMSEIASGLITGIVTGVTIFLAVGFWQQNFVLGSVIGIAMLVAITIANLAGSFIPILMERIGFDPAVASGPFITTLTDLTSVLIYFNIASLFMNYLV; from the coding sequence TTGAAAGAAATACAAACAGAATTTGAAGAGCAAATAGAACAGTTGAAAAACTTTTTAAAAATGGAAGACATCAATGCTTTTAGAGAAAACTTTTTAGAGTTGCACGTTTATGAACAAAGTCAAGTTTATCTATCTTTATCAGATAATGAACGATTAAGAGCCTATAATTTTTTATCTCCTAATGAAATGGCAGACACGTTTGAAATTCTTGAGGAAGAAGAAGAATCGGTCGAAAAATATTTAGAAGAAATGAATCCTCAGTATGCTGCAGATATGCTGAGTGAAATGTACCGAGATAACGCAGTAGATATGTTGAATCAACTAGAACCGTTTACGATCAAAAAGTATCTAAGTTTAATGGCAAAAGAAGATGCTGATGGCATTAAAAAATTGTTGAATTATAAAGACGATACAGCTGGTTCGATTATGACAACTGACTATATTTCGATTCTTGCAAATCAAACAATCCAATCAGCTATGGCTATTTTAAAAAAGAAAGCATCAGAAGCTGAATCGATTTATTATGTATATGTAGTAGACTCAAATAGAAGATTAGTCGGTGTTATCTCATTAAGAGATTTACTCGTAAATGAAGACGATGAAATGATTTCGGACATCATGGGAGATCGCCGGTTAGTCTCTGTTAATGGAAATGATGACCAAAGAGACGTCGCGCACACTATGCAAGATTATGACTTTTTAGCTATTCCGGTAGTAGATAATGAAGAGCGATTGATTGGAATCATTACTGTAGATGATATTATAGATGTTATTAGTGACGAAGCAGCCAGTGATTACTCTGGTTTAGCTGGGGTCGATGTAGAAGAACGATCTGAAAACCCATTTGTTGTTGCTTCAAAAAGACTCCCTTGGTTGATTATCCTATTATTTCTTGGAATTGGAACTTCCACTTTAATTAGTAATTATGAAGAGATGATCAGCGAAGCAAGTATCTTAGCTGTATTTATATCGTTGATTACAGGAACGGCAGGAAATGCTGGAACTCAATCACTAGCTGTTGCCGTTCGCAAATTAGCAGGCAATGATGAAAATAAAAAAAACTTTGGAAAATTGATTATGAGTGAAATTGCATCCGGGCTAATCACTGGTATCGTTACCGGTGTAACGATTTTCTTAGCAGTAGGGTTTTGGCAACAAAATTTCGTTTTAGGGTCAGTAATAGGTATAGCAATGCTTGTAGCAATCACAATTGCCAATCTCGCTGGAAGTTTTATCCCAATCTTAATGGAAAGAATCGGGTTTGACCCCGCGGTCGCTAGTGGTCCTTTTATTACGACTCTTACAGATTTAACCAGTGTACTGATTTACTTTAATATTGCCTCATTATTTATGAATTATTTAGTTTAG
- a CDS encoding RluA family pseudouridine synthase, which produces MKFSWAYDLPTSLQVKSFLKTKGISRSLLAKIKFQGGKIEVNETEVTVRYLLEKNDNVQITIPDESPHETTVPIDIPIDIVYEDQHYLVVNKPYGVASVPSQVHPESSMANRVKGYYVRQGYVDQVIHIVTRLDRDTTGLMLFAKHGYAHALMDVKLRAKEIQKKYTALITGRLVKSEHGFIDAPIARTTDSIITRRAHASGKEALTEYWVKKSFPKATLVDIQLHTGRTHQIRVHFTHIGHPLMGDDLYGGEKNNWIVRQALHCRELSFVHPFTNERINLELDYPADIAQWLQQQV; this is translated from the coding sequence ATGAAATTTAGTTGGGCCTATGATTTGCCAACTAGTCTACAAGTGAAATCTTTTTTAAAAACAAAAGGCATCTCACGTAGTTTACTAGCAAAAATAAAGTTTCAGGGTGGGAAAATTGAAGTCAATGAAACTGAAGTAACCGTACGGTATCTTTTGGAAAAAAATGATAACGTACAAATTACGATTCCTGACGAATCTCCCCATGAGACAACTGTCCCTATCGATATCCCAATTGATATCGTGTACGAAGATCAACATTATTTAGTTGTAAATAAGCCTTATGGAGTTGCTTCGGTACCTTCGCAAGTCCACCCTGAAAGCAGTATGGCTAATCGAGTCAAGGGGTACTATGTTCGTCAAGGCTATGTTGATCAAGTTATTCATATTGTGACTCGACTTGATCGCGATACTACTGGATTAATGTTGTTTGCTAAACATGGGTACGCGCACGCATTGATGGATGTGAAGTTAAGAGCAAAAGAAATTCAGAAAAAATACACTGCATTGATTACAGGTCGACTTGTTAAAAGTGAGCATGGATTCATTGATGCTCCTATTGCACGAACGACTGATTCCATTATTACAAGAAGGGCCCATGCCTCTGGGAAAGAAGCTTTAACAGAATATTGGGTCAAAAAATCTTTTCCAAAAGCAACTTTAGTAGATATTCAATTGCATACTGGAAGAACACATCAAATTAGGGTTCATTTTACCCATATAGGGCATCCTCTAATGGGAGATGACTTATATGGCGGTGAAAAAAACAATTGGATAGTAAGACAAGCGTTGCATTGTAGAGAACTAAGTTTTGTTCATCCTTTTACAAACGAAAGAATAAACCTTGAACTTGATTATCCAGCTGATATAGCCCAATGGCTGCAGCAACAAGTGTAG
- a CDS encoding NAD kinase, whose amino-acid sequence MKIAVVNNNVEQSLKLAEQFRILCLKNRLQLDNKNPDVVVTIGGDGTLLSAFHRYAHMLDQVRFVGVHTGHLGFYTDWRDYELEDLVSSLLKDEGESVSYPLLDVKVTYQGQKESSHFLSLNESTMKRIDGTMVCDVFIKDELFERFRGDGMCISTPTGSTGYNKSVGGAVIHPRLEALQLTEIAPINNRVFRILGSPLIVARDEWIRIKPVTTEGFVLTIDQLTSSEKNITELNYSIAKERIHFARYRHTHFWSRVEDAFIGAKKKYEI is encoded by the coding sequence TTGAAAATAGCGGTAGTTAATAATAATGTAGAACAGTCTTTAAAATTAGCCGAACAATTTCGAATACTCTGCTTAAAAAATCGTCTTCAATTAGACAATAAAAATCCAGATGTCGTTGTAACGATAGGTGGGGACGGGACATTGTTGTCCGCTTTCCACCGATATGCCCATATGCTAGATCAAGTTCGATTTGTAGGAGTTCATACGGGACATCTGGGTTTCTATACAGACTGGCGAGATTACGAGTTAGAAGATTTAGTCTCAAGTTTACTTAAAGATGAGGGTGAAAGTGTTAGCTACCCATTACTTGATGTCAAAGTAACTTATCAAGGACAAAAGGAATCTTCTCATTTCTTATCATTAAATGAATCAACAATGAAGCGTATAGATGGAACAATGGTATGTGATGTCTTTATAAAGGATGAATTGTTTGAACGGTTTAGAGGGGACGGAATGTGTATTTCGACACCTACTGGTTCTACTGGTTACAATAAGTCTGTAGGGGGAGCCGTTATTCATCCTAGACTTGAAGCTTTACAGTTGACTGAAATCGCACCAATTAATAATCGGGTATTCCGTATTTTAGGTTCACCACTGATTGTTGCACGAGATGAATGGATCAGGATCAAACCGGTTACAACAGAAGGTTTTGTTTTAACCATTGACCAGTTGACATCTTCTGAAAAAAATATTACAGAATTAAATTACAGCATTGCGAAAGAACGCATTCACTTTGCTCGTTACAGACATACGCATTTCTGGAGTCGAGTTGAAGATGCTTTTATTGGAGCGAAAAAAAAATATGAAATTTAG
- a CDS encoding GTP pyrophosphokinase, with the protein MMDQDQKWEDFLIPYNQAVEELKIKLKGIRKEFSKGNRHIPIEFVTGRVKPVNSIIGKAALRNIPFDKLDTEMQDIAGLRIMCQFVEDIHEVVRLLRNRNDIKIIEERDYITNKKESGYRSYHVVFEYPVQLINGEKRILVEIQVRTLAMNFWATIEHSLNYKYQGEFPDAINVRLKRAAEAAFQLDEEMSQIREEIQEAQQLFSHSKRTTINETSKKH; encoded by the coding sequence ATGATGGATCAAGATCAAAAGTGGGAAGATTTTTTAATACCTTACAATCAGGCTGTTGAAGAATTAAAAATAAAATTAAAAGGAATTCGTAAGGAATTTAGTAAAGGAAACCGGCATATTCCAATTGAGTTTGTTACTGGAAGAGTAAAACCAGTAAATAGCATTATTGGAAAAGCGGCTTTAAGAAATATTCCTTTCGATAAATTAGATACTGAGATGCAAGATATAGCTGGATTAAGAATCATGTGTCAGTTTGTGGAGGATATTCATGAAGTGGTTAGACTTTTAAGAAATCGAAATGATATAAAAATAATTGAAGAACGAGATTATATAACGAACAAGAAGGAAAGTGGTTACCGCTCGTACCATGTTGTATTTGAATACCCAGTGCAATTGATCAATGGTGAAAAAAGAATACTGGTTGAGATACAGGTGCGTACATTGGCAATGAATTTTTGGGCTACGATTGAACATTCTTTGAATTATAAATACCAAGGTGAGTTTCCAGACGCCATTAATGTTCGTTTGAAAAGAGCTGCAGAAGCTGCTTTTCAACTAGACGAAGAAATGTCTCAAATTAGAGAAGAGATACAAGAAGCCCAACAGTTGTTTTCTCATAGTAAAAGAACGACTATCAATGAAACGTCAAAAAAACACTAA
- a CDS encoding CYTH domain-containing protein: MTQHVEIEFKNSLTKIEYTKLLSRLNLAEDTFYIQENYYFDTKDWKLKNLHSALRIRFFSDSAELTLKTPLEKNLLETTDDLSLKQGRFFLDTQTIKSNGRVAKQLADLKINLEDLFLFGSLVTKRHEKKVGQGLIVLDESTYGNNKDYELEIETTSREKGEVFFNEFLQFHSIKKRPTKNKISRMMESS, encoded by the coding sequence ATGACTCAACATGTAGAAATTGAATTTAAAAATAGTCTAACAAAAATTGAATATACAAAACTGTTAAGCCGTTTAAACTTAGCTGAAGATACGTTTTACATTCAAGAGAATTATTACTTCGATACAAAAGATTGGAAACTAAAGAATTTACATTCTGCTTTACGTATTCGCTTCTTTTCAGATTCTGCTGAACTAACATTAAAAACTCCTCTTGAAAAAAATCTTTTAGAAACAACTGATGACTTATCATTAAAACAGGGAAGATTTTTTTTAGATACTCAGACCATTAAATCAAATGGGCGTGTAGCTAAACAATTAGCAGACTTAAAGATCAATCTAGAAGATCTCTTTTTATTTGGCTCATTAGTAACCAAGCGTCATGAGAAAAAAGTTGGTCAAGGCCTAATTGTACTAGACGAAAGTACGTATGGTAATAATAAAGATTATGAGTTAGAAATAGAAACAACTTCTCGTGAAAAAGGAGAAGTTTTTTTCAACGAGTTCCTTCAATTCCATTCAATTAAAAAACGACCAACTAAAAATAAAATCAGTCGCATGATGGAGTCAAGTTGA
- a CDS encoding DsbA family protein — protein sequence MGTTTHPKNESIHNEVIEIYLFINPIDSTCFQAEKEVLRFIEKSSNRIHVNFIPVHNLSTVTQYLSTNNLPKSDLKLRNAIHSVSYDICLYYTAATMQGKKKGRNFLLELQYELIEEKKVFSEDLILESAKKAKLDIPMFLEDKELDFTIASFEADQKIACGVNAFKTPSCLFFGDRHKEHGLLIEEGITVELLQALHNPNPMVIEARNQIISKNGIRSINKTSLQVL from the coding sequence ATGGGCACAACTACACATCCTAAAAATGAATCAATTCATAATGAAGTAATTGAAATTTATTTGTTTATTAATCCAATTGACTCTACTTGTTTCCAAGCCGAAAAAGAGGTCTTACGTTTCATTGAAAAATCTTCTAATAGAATTCACGTGAATTTTATTCCGGTTCATAATTTAAGTACGGTGACTCAATATCTTTCTACAAATAACTTGCCAAAAAGTGATTTAAAGTTACGCAATGCTATCCATTCAGTATCATACGATATTTGTCTTTACTACACTGCTGCGACTATGCAAGGTAAGAAAAAAGGTCGCAACTTCTTACTTGAATTGCAATATGAACTGATTGAAGAAAAAAAAGTGTTCTCAGAAGATCTTATTCTTGAATCTGCCAAGAAAGCTAAATTAGATATCCCAATGTTTCTCGAAGATAAGGAATTAGACTTTACAATTGCTTCTTTTGAAGCTGATCAAAAGATAGCTTGCGGTGTGAATGCTTTTAAAACGCCTTCTTGTTTATTTTTTGGTGATCGTCATAAAGAGCATGGATTGCTGATTGAAGAAGGTATTACAGTCGAACTACTACAAGCACTGCATAACCCTAATCCAATGGTCATTGAAGCAAGAAATCAAATAATTTCTAAAAACGGGATTCGGTCAATTAATAAGACTTCATTACAAGTGCTTTAA
- the pepF gene encoding oligoendopeptidase F, translating into MSEPKKLPKRDKVPSEWTWDLGVIFKSDDDFKQSYKELENKIKSVVTYKGTLTNGSKSFLKAIQTILDLSNQLETLYVYAQLKNDQDTTNSIYQGMYEQATKLATQANEAISWFEPEVLELPEEKLNHYFNENEELTIYKHFIERLTAAREHVLSANEEALLAGAGEIFNASSRTFNILNNADITFPTIKDENGNDIQLSHGVYGQLMESTHRTVRKSAFKNLYKVYEGLQNTFSSTLSSHVKYHNYNAKVHHYQSAREKALSSNHIPEAVYDTLLDVVHDHLPLLHRYVALRKELLNLEELHMYDMYTPISGEAGIKYTYEEAEAETLKALQPLGEEYLSVLKKAFNNRWIDVIENEGKRSGAYSSGAYETNPYVLLNWHDSLNHLYTLVHELGHSAHSYYTRTNQPYVYGDYSIFVAEIASTTNENILTDYLLETQKDPKVRAYILNHYLDGFKGTMFRQTQFAEFEHFIHEEAAKGTPLTSDFLSNYYGELNARYYGPNVEKDPEIAIEWTRIPHFYYNYYVYQYSTGFSAATALAAKISKGEDGALDSYLTYLKSGNSDYPIEVMKKAGVDMTDKVYIEDAMKVFENRLNELEELIESLKN; encoded by the coding sequence ATGAGTGAACCAAAAAAATTACCAAAAAGAGATAAAGTACCTAGTGAATGGACTTGGGATTTAGGAGTCATCTTTAAATCCGACGATGATTTTAAACAATCTTACAAAGAATTAGAGAATAAAATAAAGTCGGTTGTGACTTATAAGGGTACACTAACTAATGGATCAAAAAGTTTTTTGAAAGCTATTCAAACTATTTTAGATTTATCCAATCAACTGGAAACGTTATATGTATATGCTCAATTAAAAAATGATCAAGATACGACAAACTCAATTTATCAAGGGATGTATGAACAAGCTACTAAATTAGCTACACAGGCTAATGAGGCTATCTCATGGTTCGAGCCTGAAGTGTTAGAATTGCCAGAAGAAAAATTGAATCACTATTTTAATGAAAATGAAGAGTTAACCATCTATAAACACTTTATTGAACGATTAACAGCAGCTAGGGAGCACGTTCTAAGTGCTAACGAAGAAGCTTTGTTAGCAGGAGCAGGAGAAATTTTTAATGCTTCAAGTCGAACGTTTAACATATTAAATAATGCAGATATCACATTTCCAACAATTAAAGATGAAAATGGAAATGACATTCAATTGTCTCATGGGGTTTATGGACAATTAATGGAAAGTACTCATCGAACAGTTCGCAAATCAGCTTTTAAAAATCTTTATAAAGTATATGAAGGATTGCAAAATACTTTTTCAAGTACACTATCTTCACATGTTAAATACCATAATTACAACGCAAAAGTGCACCACTATCAATCAGCACGTGAAAAAGCTCTTAGCAGTAATCATATCCCAGAAGCTGTTTACGATACATTGCTAGATGTCGTTCATGATCACTTGCCATTGTTGCATCGCTATGTTGCTTTAAGAAAAGAACTGTTAAATTTAGAAGAGCTTCATATGTATGATATGTACACCCCTATTAGCGGAGAAGCTGGTATTAAATATACTTATGAAGAAGCTGAGGCGGAGACTTTAAAAGCTTTACAACCACTTGGTGAAGAGTACTTGTCTGTTTTGAAAAAGGCTTTTAATAATCGATGGATCGATGTTATAGAAAATGAAGGCAAGAGAAGTGGTGCTTACTCTTCAGGAGCATATGAAACGAATCCTTACGTCTTGTTAAATTGGCATGATTCACTAAACCATTTGTATACGCTTGTTCACGAATTAGGACACAGTGCCCACAGCTATTATACAAGAACGAATCAGCCGTATGTGTATGGAGACTATTCTATCTTTGTAGCAGAAATAGCTTCTACCACAAATGAAAATATTTTAACGGATTATTTATTAGAAACACAAAAAGATCCAAAAGTCCGAGCATATATTTTGAATCATTATCTGGATGGGTTTAAAGGAACTATGTTTAGGCAGACTCAATTTGCTGAATTTGAACATTTTATCCATGAAGAAGCAGCAAAAGGGACACCTTTGACAAGTGACTTTTTATCAAATTATTATGGGGAACTGAATGCACGTTACTATGGGCCAAATGTTGAAAAAGATCCTGAAATTGCTATAGAATGGACTAGAATACCACATTTTTATTACAATTATTATGTTTATCAATATTCAACAGGTTTTTCGGCTGCCACAGCTTTAGCTGCTAAAATTAGTAAAGGTGAAGATGGAGCTTTAGACAGCTACTTAACGTATTTAAAATCTGGGAATAGTGATTATCCTATTGAAGTAATGAAAAAAGCCGGGGTAGACATGACCGATAAAGTTTATATAGAGGATGCTATGAAAGTATTTGAAAATAGATTAAATGAATTAGAAGAATTGATTGAATCATTAAAAAATTAA